One segment of Stomatobaculum sp. F0698 DNA contains the following:
- a CDS encoding nitroreductase family protein, whose product MKANGGVTMDYEKLIEQRQSLRSFERKEVPAAALADLQTYFAKTERILPELGLELHCAAGSGTGLEGIAGYGGNAFSAPLYLLLLSEEKEGWLENAGFVGEQLFLKLIELGLSACWLTLTDGAATKRALGIEGDKKAAALFAVGYGKAERAETRLDIDTPANVKVDTRAGHIAPKISEQALFYEERFGQESEFIEDQFDPFLDKALYAASLAPSFLNRQNYRYLQSGRTLYLLDAADAKTCEEDRCLSLGATMANFWLVYSKYNANAYRWELGGTAEPEMQLPADYSIAAQLRLF is encoded by the coding sequence GTGAAAGCCAACGGAGGTGTTACCATGGACTATGAGAAATTGATTGAACAGAGACAGTCGTTGCGCTCGTTTGAGCGGAAGGAAGTTCCGGCGGCGGCCCTTGCGGACTTACAGACTTATTTTGCGAAGACGGAGCGCATTTTGCCCGAACTCGGACTGGAACTGCACTGCGCTGCGGGGAGCGGAACAGGGCTTGAGGGCATCGCGGGCTACGGCGGCAATGCTTTTTCCGCGCCGCTCTACTTGCTTCTGCTCTCGGAAGAGAAGGAGGGCTGGCTTGAAAACGCCGGCTTTGTGGGCGAGCAGTTATTCTTAAAGCTGATCGAGCTCGGACTCTCGGCGTGCTGGCTCACCCTGACCGACGGGGCGGCAACCAAGCGGGCGCTCGGCATTGAGGGCGATAAAAAGGCGGCTGCGCTCTTTGCGGTCGGCTACGGGAAGGCAGAGCGGGCAGAGACCCGTCTCGACATCGACACGCCCGCCAATGTCAAGGTAGACACACGCGCGGGTCACATTGCCCCGAAGATTTCCGAGCAGGCCCTTTTCTATGAGGAGCGCTTCGGACAGGAATCGGAGTTCATCGAGGATCAATTCGATCCCTTCCTCGACAAGGCACTCTATGCGGCGAGCCTTGCGCCGAGTTTCTTAAACCGTCAGAACTACCGCTATTTGCAGAGCGGGCGCACCCTCTACCTTCTCGACGCGGCGGATGCGAAGACCTGCGAAGAGGACAGATGTCTGAGCCTCGGCGCGACCATGGCAAATTTCTGGCTGGTCTATTCGAAGTACAATGCGAACGCTTACCGCTGGGAACTCGGCGGTACGGCAGAGCCCGAGATGCAGCTGCCGGCGGATTACAGCATTGCGGCACAGCTTCGTCTTTTCTAA
- a CDS encoding threonine/serine exporter family protein → MGLTTSPLVSGGQWTDDNSARHASLLHRLLDIGELLMASGAEVNRVEDTLTRMGKAYGASHMNVFVITTSIVVTMIFPDGTERTQTRRIRNGGSTDFTLLEDLNALSRRCCANPLPVEDLKEKIEEIRARKHSDLLYYVGNVVGAGSFTAFFAGTLPDIIAASILGLLVSAMRKRLGKITPTPVIDNFVGSFLTGCLLGGTVQALPFLHMDAIIIGEVMLFVPGIAMTNAVRDVLSGDTMAGMMRLLESLLWTVALACGFMASLALINMLS, encoded by the coding sequence ATGGGACTTACAACCTCGCCTCTCGTCAGCGGAGGCCAATGGACAGATGACAACAGCGCGCGTCATGCCTCGCTTTTGCACCGCTTGCTTGATATCGGGGAACTCTTGATGGCAAGCGGCGCGGAGGTAAACCGCGTTGAGGACACTCTGACCCGCATGGGAAAGGCGTACGGCGCATCCCACATGAATGTATTTGTGATTACAACAAGCATCGTGGTCACGATGATTTTTCCGGACGGCACGGAGCGCACGCAGACCAGACGCATACGAAACGGCGGCTCTACGGACTTTACCCTGCTCGAGGACTTGAATGCGCTCAGTAGGCGCTGCTGCGCAAATCCGCTCCCCGTTGAGGATTTGAAGGAGAAGATAGAGGAAATCCGTGCCCGGAAACATTCGGATTTGCTCTATTACGTGGGCAATGTGGTCGGTGCCGGCAGTTTTACCGCCTTTTTTGCGGGGACACTGCCGGATATCATCGCGGCGAGCATACTCGGGCTGCTTGTCTCTGCCATGCGAAAGCGGCTCGGGAAAATCACGCCGACACCGGTCATCGACAACTTTGTGGGTTCCTTCCTGACCGGTTGTCTGCTCGGCGGAACGGTGCAGGCGCTGCCCTTCCTCCACATGGACGCCATCATAATCGGAGAAGTCATGCTCTTCGTGCCCGGAATTGCGATGACCAATGCGGTGCGCGATGTCCTGTCGGGCGATACCATGGCGGGAATGATGCGCCTTCTTGAGAGTCTGCTCTGGACAGTCGCGCTGGCCTGCGGTTTCATGGCAAGCCTGGCGCTGATCAACATGCTCTCCTGA
- a CDS encoding threonine/serine exporter family protein, with protein sequence MSEEMRTVVIQLLAAFMGAGSFAILFQLKRKYLFIAALGGALEWGVYLLLMELLDAVFPASFLASAFTALYAELLARWQRAPVTIFFISGIIPLVPGSSLYYTMSAIVHGDSEAASYYSSRTVQYAFAIAAGISVITAVFEMWRTLKAKLKKEARRNRQNSI encoded by the coding sequence ATGAGCGAGGAAATGCGCACGGTAGTCATTCAGCTCTTAGCGGCCTTCATGGGCGCGGGGAGCTTTGCGATTTTATTTCAGTTGAAGCGAAAGTATCTCTTCATCGCGGCGCTCGGCGGTGCGCTGGAGTGGGGCGTGTATCTCTTGCTCATGGAACTTTTGGACGCGGTGTTCCCGGCGAGTTTTCTCGCCTCGGCCTTCACCGCGCTCTATGCGGAGTTACTGGCGAGGTGGCAGCGGGCTCCGGTGACCATTTTCTTTATCTCGGGGATTATCCCTTTGGTGCCGGGAAGCAGCCTTTACTATACGATGAGCGCCATTGTGCACGGGGACAGCGAGGCGGCGAGCTATTACAGTTCCAGAACCGTTCAGTATGCGTTTGCGATTGCGGCCGGCATCTCCGTGATCACGGCGGTCTTTGAGATGTGGCGCACGCTGAAGGCGAAGTTAAAAAAAGAAGCGCGCCGAAATCGGCAGAACAGCATATAA
- a CDS encoding formate/nitrite transporter family protein, whose product MYQDEFSAMTNAAAAKVGLLKKTPLGYFLMSMLAGAYIGFGILLIFTESGLMAGNPAAKIVMGASFCVALSLVIIAGAELFTGNTMVMTAGVLDGKISAAELLKLWCVCWLGNVAGSVLLSLLFYASGLQTGAVAEAVAKGAFAKMSAGFVPLVSRGILCNILVCLVVWCGFRVKNESAKILMCFWCLFAFITTGFEHSIANMTLLTSALLVPAGQAVSVNGWIFNLAAVTLGNIIGGAVFVALPYYVVSRKK is encoded by the coding sequence CCAAGATGAATTTTCGGCAATGACCAATGCGGCAGCTGCGAAAGTCGGCTTACTGAAGAAAACCCCCCTCGGGTATTTTCTCATGTCCATGCTGGCAGGCGCTTATATCGGCTTCGGCATTCTTTTGATTTTCACGGAAAGCGGCCTTATGGCCGGTAACCCGGCGGCCAAGATTGTGATGGGCGCATCCTTCTGTGTCGCGCTGAGTCTCGTGATCATTGCCGGCGCGGAACTCTTTACCGGCAACACCATGGTCATGACAGCCGGTGTCCTCGATGGCAAGATAAGCGCAGCCGAGCTCCTGAAGCTCTGGTGTGTCTGCTGGCTCGGCAATGTCGCGGGTTCCGTACTGCTCTCCCTGCTCTTCTACGCGAGCGGCCTGCAGACCGGTGCGGTCGCGGAAGCCGTTGCAAAGGGCGCCTTTGCCAAGATGTCGGCCGGTTTTGTGCCGCTTGTATCGCGCGGCATCCTCTGCAACATTCTGGTCTGTCTTGTGGTCTGGTGCGGTTTCCGCGTTAAGAACGAGAGCGCTAAGATTCTCATGTGCTTCTGGTGTCTCTTCGCCTTCATCACGACCGGCTTTGAGCACAGCATTGCCAATATGACCCTGCTCACCTCGGCGCTTTTAGTCCCCGCCGGTCAGGCTGTGAGCGTAAACGGCTGGATTTTTAACCTCGCAGCGGTCACCCTCGGCAACATCATCGGCGGTGCGGTCTTTGTGGCGCTGCCCTACTATGTGGTTTCGAGAAAGAAATAA